A single Candidatus Wallbacteria bacterium DNA region contains:
- a CDS encoding HEAT repeat domain-containing protein: MTESESRSPNADQQLKLLLNSEDEAERKQAIVQLSRNPRRENFLILQKISDFDESVEVRFYAKKALNILKSRITPRLTEKETSAIGTAEIGKFIAGNVENEQAVQIIQYIVNNDLKETLPGLITVLNREKDPNIISTLLIAIGKFGSEKEIKIINPFLSHEIPRIRANAIDALELIGSVRAYPLVISKLEDNDNRVRANAVRFVRELGGVNTQKILRAMAGSPGSAMRASAAYAYQFYPAEENVDPLVLLLESSEVTVRNNALKTLSIFKSKGIKKAQRVLKKFEPVAEIKAESMEGVEPETENKAGTWSSLKEELTNPDLGKRLKAITEAVEKGSCGAILSEHLAKEKDVMVIATIIIGLGKLQYKKALPVLVGYLKAEDGRCRANAVEALRLINDKDNLKEIIPLLKDENNRVRANAIFALKREKIPETFTTLLEMVNSEDMLMQLSAIYVIMKLEDPDYYELLIDLGKSRYPEVSKKSRDSIKELEIQGIKVEDNAAAARSNRVFKMFTISTFDLREELNALQSGVYPKLKALCQEHGYRFEVCDLDFGISDGAIDQQTMKSRLEEIKRCQEISPPPYFLILLGDRYGIRQLPAEIPESEFTKIVDKFLLKRKSGDCTDEGLNLLGSWYKRDLNALYQKDQDAKPEFLWILQPRTGEYLDQKVWEKVVQKLCELFKLLTDDFKEDRRLSYNASAASREIIDCALKIRDKQKHLFCFLRKITNLEELIKDLNSADSKARDFIDTKNDIFDQDSHDLSVEVQNQLYKTVPQNIFEYEEKWENGRLTDGQVSKLCADAYQALSSAISAKITPDTEPGSLASEIRNHENFRIDSEMDFTGRTEYLKFIADYLKLKVHQKSPLAIYGKPGSGKSALMAHAIKNELLRISHGVTARQSTVHPRNAMKGDNPNPQIIYRFLGTTPDSSNIRSMLESICRQIAQLYTLDENTIPSDYDGLEKAFPELLKSAVPAKPLIIFLDALDQLSNQDASELRWLPAELPENVRLVVTTLDPSGFESDVKVQAAADADQYLENLKNKIPESNIRELGKMSGSDGKALLDCWLNKANRQLLDWQEKLILKRFKNNGNLFYLKIASLEAERWKSYTTTEEIKLSSDLTGIIRDMFERLSLPSNHGKMIVSSVLGYLAACRNGSAEDELLEILASDEELHQYISQENRYQKILKIQSSDSKKARSEISAAIWKPLYFDLAPYLTGCMAEGTFLIRFSNRQFSQVAKEMFLTESVKKKRHAVLAKYFLSQPHYLEKALESEKHNSVRTVNFRKCTELPYQLRKARMFAESEKNLTDLDFIEAKNRGGMTQDLIQDYDFLGGCKRPDPPVRTAWQHNGILGINCVFCNAWFAIGELELDTVISCRHCGSKIKLNLFIINAKWEPKPPDNDRMIKLKDSNGENTEYDFSSAFHELEDFVRSSALILSKKPECIYQAICKPGNKMLLKPACKLPKSCLMTFFGHTDWAQACGFSPDGKLVVSGSADRTLKIWDAGSGQLLTTLTGHTGGVNSCCFSPDGRRVVSCSDDNTLKIWDVSGQPLFTLTGHTHSVTSCCFSPDGKLVVSSSYDHTLKIWDADSGQQLCTLSGHTGEIDSCCFSPDGKRVVSGSWDHTLKIWNAGSSQEQAALAAHTNVVTSCCFSPDGKRVVSGSYDQTLMIWDADSGQQLATLTGHTSGCKSCEFSPDGKRVVSGSNDNTLKIWDAATFKELATLTGHGSPVNSCRFSPDGNRVISGSSDNTLKIWGAGSS; encoded by the coding sequence GTGACTGAATCTGAAAGCAGATCCCCAAATGCTGATCAACAATTGAAGTTGCTGCTGAATTCAGAAGACGAAGCTGAACGCAAGCAAGCTATAGTTCAGCTGTCCCGAAACCCAAGACGGGAAAATTTCCTGATTCTGCAAAAAATCTCAGATTTCGATGAATCAGTTGAAGTGCGTTTTTATGCTAAAAAAGCCCTGAATATTCTGAAAAGCAGAATCACGCCCAGATTGACCGAAAAAGAGACGAGTGCGATCGGAACTGCTGAAATCGGAAAATTCATAGCTGGAAACGTTGAAAACGAACAGGCTGTTCAGATCATTCAATATATTGTCAACAATGATTTAAAAGAAACACTGCCTGGCTTGATCACTGTTTTAAATCGGGAAAAAGACCCGAATATCATTTCCACCTTGTTGATTGCAATCGGCAAATTCGGAAGTGAGAAAGAGATTAAAATCATTAATCCGTTTCTTTCACATGAAATCCCTAGAATTAGAGCCAATGCAATAGACGCTCTGGAATTGATCGGCAGTGTACGGGCTTATCCTCTGGTGATTTCGAAGCTGGAGGATAATGACAACAGGGTAAGAGCAAATGCCGTACGATTCGTCAGGGAACTCGGCGGTGTGAACACTCAGAAAATATTACGTGCCATGGCGGGCTCTCCAGGGAGCGCGATGCGCGCTTCGGCAGCATATGCGTATCAGTTTTATCCGGCTGAGGAAAATGTTGATCCATTAGTTCTGCTCCTGGAAAGCAGTGAGGTCACAGTCCGCAACAATGCGCTCAAAACATTGTCGATTTTCAAAAGCAAAGGGATTAAAAAAGCGCAGAGAGTACTGAAAAAATTCGAACCTGTGGCTGAAATCAAAGCTGAAAGCATGGAAGGGGTTGAACCTGAAACAGAGAACAAAGCAGGAACATGGAGCAGCTTAAAAGAGGAATTAACTAATCCTGATCTGGGTAAAAGGTTGAAAGCGATCACAGAAGCCGTGGAAAAAGGCTCCTGTGGCGCGATATTGTCAGAGCATCTGGCAAAAGAAAAAGATGTGATGGTAATTGCCACAATTATCATCGGACTGGGGAAACTCCAGTACAAAAAAGCACTGCCAGTTCTGGTCGGTTATCTCAAGGCGGAAGACGGCCGCTGCCGCGCAAATGCAGTAGAGGCATTAAGACTGATCAATGATAAAGATAATTTAAAAGAAATAATCCCACTTCTGAAAGATGAAAACAACCGGGTCAGGGCGAACGCGATCTTTGCATTAAAAAGAGAGAAAATCCCTGAAACATTCACTACCCTGCTGGAGATGGTCAATTCTGAAGATATGCTGATGCAGCTGTCAGCGATTTATGTGATTATGAAACTTGAGGATCCCGATTATTATGAATTGTTAATTGATCTTGGAAAATCAAGATATCCTGAAGTCTCAAAAAAATCACGCGACAGCATTAAAGAACTTGAAATTCAGGGCATAAAAGTAGAAGATAATGCAGCAGCCGCACGCTCAAACCGTGTGTTTAAGATGTTTACCATTTCGACATTCGACCTCAGGGAAGAGCTCAATGCACTTCAGTCAGGAGTTTATCCGAAGTTAAAAGCGCTCTGCCAGGAACATGGCTATCGTTTTGAAGTGTGCGACCTCGACTTTGGAATCTCTGATGGAGCAATTGATCAACAGACAATGAAGAGCCGCCTTGAAGAAATCAAGCGCTGCCAGGAAATCTCGCCTCCTCCGTATTTCCTCATACTGCTTGGGGATCGTTACGGAATTCGGCAGCTGCCTGCTGAGATCCCGGAAAGCGAATTCACAAAAATTGTGGATAAGTTCCTCCTGAAAAGAAAAAGCGGTGATTGCACTGATGAAGGCCTTAATCTGCTTGGTTCGTGGTACAAGCGCGACCTGAATGCTCTGTATCAAAAAGACCAGGATGCAAAACCTGAGTTTTTATGGATCCTGCAGCCTAGAACTGGAGAGTATCTTGATCAGAAAGTCTGGGAGAAGGTGGTGCAAAAGCTTTGCGAGCTGTTCAAACTGTTGACAGATGATTTCAAAGAAGACCGCCGCCTGTCTTACAATGCTTCAGCCGCTTCCCGGGAAATTATCGACTGTGCCTTGAAAATCCGGGATAAACAGAAACATCTGTTTTGTTTCCTGAGAAAAATCACAAATCTGGAAGAATTGATTAAAGACCTGAATTCAGCAGACTCCAAAGCCAGGGATTTCATTGACACAAAAAACGATATCTTTGATCAGGACTCCCACGATTTATCTGTTGAGGTCCAGAACCAACTCTATAAAACTGTTCCTCAAAACATATTCGAATACGAGGAAAAATGGGAAAACGGCAGGCTGACTGACGGTCAGGTCAGCAAATTATGCGCTGACGCTTATCAGGCTCTGTCCTCTGCAATCTCTGCTAAAATTACACCAGACACTGAACCAGGGTCTTTGGCTTCAGAGATCCGGAACCATGAAAACTTCCGCATTGACAGTGAGATGGACTTTACAGGCCGCACAGAATACCTGAAGTTTATTGCAGATTATCTGAAGCTTAAAGTTCATCAAAAATCACCTTTAGCGATTTACGGAAAGCCAGGCAGCGGGAAATCGGCCCTGATGGCACATGCGATTAAAAATGAGCTCCTCAGAATCAGTCATGGCGTGACTGCCAGGCAATCGACAGTACACCCCCGCAATGCTATGAAAGGGGATAATCCGAATCCCCAGATAATTTACCGCTTCCTGGGTACAACTCCTGACTCTTCAAACATCCGATCCATGCTGGAAAGTATCTGCCGCCAGATTGCACAACTTTACACTCTTGACGAAAATACGATCCCCAGTGATTATGATGGCCTTGAGAAAGCATTTCCGGAATTGCTAAAATCCGCTGTACCTGCCAAACCGCTGATCATATTTTTAGACGCCCTGGATCAACTGTCAAACCAGGATGCATCTGAATTGAGGTGGCTGCCTGCTGAATTACCGGAAAATGTCAGGCTGGTAGTTACTACATTGGATCCAAGCGGATTCGAATCTGATGTCAAAGTTCAAGCTGCTGCAGATGCTGACCAATACTTAGAAAACCTGAAAAATAAAATCCCGGAAAGCAACATCAGGGAACTGGGTAAAATGTCCGGTTCTGACGGCAAAGCATTACTGGACTGCTGGCTGAATAAGGCAAACCGGCAATTGCTCGACTGGCAGGAAAAACTGATTCTGAAGAGATTCAAAAATAACGGCAACCTGTTTTACTTGAAAATTGCTTCTCTGGAAGCTGAACGCTGGAAATCGTATACCACAACTGAAGAGATAAAGTTAAGCTCTGATCTCACAGGCATTATCAGAGACATGTTCGAGCGTTTGTCATTGCCTTCGAATCATGGGAAAATGATCGTTTCCAGCGTACTTGGTTATCTTGCCGCCTGCCGCAACGGTTCCGCTGAAGATGAACTGCTGGAAATTCTGGCATCTGATGAGGAACTCCATCAATACATCTCTCAGGAAAACAGGTATCAGAAAATCCTGAAAATTCAAAGCTCAGATAGTAAAAAAGCCAGGAGCGAAATCTCTGCAGCGATCTGGAAACCGCTTTATTTCGATCTGGCTCCATATCTGACCGGGTGCATGGCCGAAGGAACATTTTTAATCAGATTTTCCAACAGGCAATTCAGCCAAGTGGCCAAAGAAATGTTTCTGACAGAATCCGTGAAAAAAAAACGGCATGCAGTGCTGGCCAAATATTTTTTGAGTCAACCTCACTACCTGGAAAAAGCTCTTGAATCTGAAAAACACAATTCAGTAAGAACAGTCAATTTCAGGAAATGTACCGAACTCCCCTATCAGCTGAGGAAAGCCCGAATGTTCGCTGAAAGTGAAAAAAACTTAACAGACCTTGATTTCATAGAAGCTAAAAACCGGGGAGGAATGACTCAGGATCTGATTCAGGATTATGATTTTCTGGGAGGGTGCAAAAGGCCTGATCCACCTGTCAGGACCGCCTGGCAGCATAACGGTATATTGGGTATCAATTGCGTGTTCTGCAATGCCTGGTTTGCAATTGGCGAACTGGAACTTGATACAGTGATCAGCTGCAGGCATTGCGGCTCCAAAATTAAACTCAATCTTTTCATCATCAATGCAAAGTGGGAACCTAAACCCCCGGATAATGACCGCATGATTAAATTAAAGGATTCCAACGGGGAAAATACAGAGTATGATTTTTCTTCAGCTTTCCATGAATTAGAGGACTTTGTACGATCCAGTGCACTGATCCTCTCCAAAAAGCCCGAATGCATCTATCAGGCCATCTGTAAACCGGGTAATAAGATGCTTTTAAAACCCGCCTGCAAACTCCCGAAATCATGTTTGATGACCTTTTTCGGGCATACTGACTGGGCTCAGGCTTGTGGTTTTTCTCCTGACGGGAAACTTGTGGTTTCAGGTTCCGCAGATCGCACTTTAAAAATCTGGGATGCAGGCTCTGGACAACTGCTGACCACACTTACCGGGCATACCGGCGGGGTCAATTCCTGCTGCTTCTCTCCTGACGGGAGGCGGGTGGTTTCATGCTCAGATGATAACACTCTGAAGATCTGGGACGTTTCCGGACAACCACTTTTCACACTTACCGGGCACACTCACTCAGTTACCTCCTGCTGCTTCTCTCCTGACGGAAAGCTGGTGGTTTCAAGTTCTTATGATCATACCCTGAAAATCTGGGATGCAGATTCAGGACAGCAGCTTTGCACTCTTTCCGGACATACCGGGGAGATTGATTCCTGCTGTTTCTCTCCTGATGGGAAGCGGGTAGTCTCAGGTTCCTGGGATCACACCTTGAAAATCTGGAATGCAGGCTCGAGCCAGGAACAGGCCGCACTTGCCGCTCACACCAATGTGGTAACTTCCTGCTGTTTCTCCCCTGACGGGAAGCGGGTGGTTTCAGGCTCTTATGATCAAACCCTGATGATCTGGGATGCGGACTCAGGACAGCAGCTGGCTACACTTACCGGACATACCAGCGGATGTAAGTCCTGCGAGTTCTCGCCTGACGGGAAGAGAGTGGTCTCAGGTTCTAATGATAACACTCTGAAGATCTGGGATGCGGCCACCTTTAAAGAACTGGCCACTCTTACGGGGCATGGAAGCCCGGTTAATTCCTGCAGGTTCTCGCCTGACGGGAATCGGGTGATATCAGGCTCCAGTGATAACACCCTGAAAATCTGGGGTGCAGGCTCAAGTTGA
- a CDS encoding DUF2284 domain-containing protein: protein MVKVYSKFLLLAKKLGAQNAKIIRPGTVKTAAWVGFKCRFGCGGYNSNLCCPPHTPTYDETQAVLSSYKTAMLIHCGPDSHPTEIVVKLEREMFLAGYYKAFGLGAGPCFACRPCNLKKCINPETSRPSLESCGIDVYETVRTNGFPIKVAEQENSEVNYYGLLLIE from the coding sequence ATGGTAAAGGTATATTCCAAATTCCTGCTGCTTGCTAAAAAGCTGGGCGCGCAGAACGCCAAAATAATCAGGCCCGGCACTGTCAAAACCGCGGCCTGGGTCGGATTCAAGTGCAGATTCGGCTGCGGCGGGTATAATTCAAACCTCTGCTGCCCCCCGCATACACCTACTTATGATGAAACCCAGGCAGTCCTCTCATCTTACAAGACAGCCATGCTGATCCATTGCGGACCGGATTCACATCCCACCGAAATCGTGGTCAAGCTGGAACGGGAGATGTTCCTGGCCGGTTATTACAAAGCATTCGGGCTGGGAGCAGGTCCCTGCTTTGCCTGCCGTCCCTGCAATCTCAAAAAATGCATAAATCCGGAAACTTCCAGGCCTTCCCTGGAATCCTGCGGCATCGATGTGTACGAAACCGTCAGAACCAACGGTTTTCCAATCAAAGTAGCGGAGCAGGAAAATTCAGAAGTCAACTACTATGGCCTGCTGCTGATCGAATGA
- a CDS encoding Smr/MutS family protein, with protein sequence MNKQDEVIVHTDLERDLGVDSVIEMIKRHCAEITHPYLDELKPFFERAELVSHFSRLTEMSDMFSGKGRVTQNTARRIEGLKNLEIGNFVLEVSDLSVLRDNFRLVGEIMGFFRENEQYPALRCTFTELFIGEEISKRLSRLLNQYGELRDDATPELRQVRNEIRSLSSELEKFYQHYFRNHDFTDMFQDKIITVRNGRKVVLVKKEFKHKFPGVIHDESASRESVFMEPLEALQMNNNLRELELSEEREIRRILLEFTDYLRSHQAELARNQELLAYWELLQGLTSYLWSVKAVIPQMTDRKGVTLLEAVHPLIKGNPVPQNLYLGEKYKILVLSGPNAGGKTVALKTFGLQSYLGLSGIPVNAKQAELGFFDEVLIDIGDRQSIENSLSTFSAHLVRIRQILEKVTADSLVLIDEIGAGSSPDESQALSCALLEELADRGCLAVVTTHYRQVIELAETRAEICNASLHFDILSLEPTYRIIYGEPGFSFGLVMAEKYGLPAKIVSRAKSLLEVDLIDYQAKVTELKEKLSNLAQMEREKDLELKKAEELRLKLEQELGELKKTEKKRIADLMSRKEVELDRVLEELRLELEIVAESKGKGEHILRGKVKQAREQLRREADVLPHPRELETGLMVKIRNVTSPGEIVGISGEMLDVLVENLKFQCARNDVLEILGKKDKPLGFSDGTGLLRKKMSFRGNLDVRGKRVEEAIEMVRSLLSDAVAVDGRKVEIIHGVGEMILRRAIWDYLGEDRTVKRFYEAPLGEGGKGKTIVEL encoded by the coding sequence TTGAACAAGCAGGACGAGGTTATTGTGCACACTGATCTGGAACGCGACCTTGGCGTGGACAGCGTAATAGAGATGATCAAACGGCATTGCGCCGAGATTACTCATCCATATCTGGACGAACTCAAACCATTTTTCGAGCGGGCTGAGCTGGTCTCCCACTTTTCCAGGCTGACAGAAATGAGCGACATGTTTTCCGGAAAGGGGCGGGTTACGCAGAACACAGCCAGGCGGATCGAAGGGTTGAAAAATCTGGAAATTGGAAATTTCGTGCTGGAAGTGAGTGATCTATCCGTGCTTAGAGATAATTTCAGGCTGGTCGGCGAGATCATGGGCTTTTTTCGCGAAAATGAACAGTATCCTGCGCTGCGTTGCACCTTTACGGAACTGTTTATCGGTGAAGAGATCAGCAAGCGGCTTTCCAGATTACTGAATCAATACGGAGAGCTGAGGGATGATGCCACTCCTGAGCTTCGCCAGGTCAGGAATGAAATCAGGAGCCTTTCTTCTGAACTGGAAAAGTTTTATCAGCATTATTTTCGCAATCATGATTTTACCGACATGTTCCAGGATAAGATCATCACTGTGCGCAACGGCCGTAAAGTGGTGCTGGTGAAGAAAGAATTCAAGCATAAATTTCCGGGTGTGATCCATGACGAGTCCGCAAGCAGGGAGAGCGTATTCATGGAGCCGCTGGAAGCCCTTCAGATGAACAACAACCTGCGGGAACTTGAGCTGTCTGAGGAGCGGGAAATCAGGAGGATTCTGCTTGAATTCACTGATTATCTCAGGAGTCACCAGGCTGAACTGGCCAGAAACCAGGAACTGCTTGCCTACTGGGAACTGCTTCAGGGGCTGACCTCCTATCTGTGGTCGGTGAAGGCCGTGATTCCACAGATGACCGACCGCAAGGGAGTGACACTTCTGGAAGCAGTACATCCTCTGATCAAGGGGAATCCGGTACCCCAGAATCTTTATCTGGGCGAAAAATACAAGATACTGGTGCTGTCCGGACCCAATGCCGGGGGAAAAACTGTAGCCCTCAAGACATTCGGGCTTCAATCCTATCTTGGGCTTTCAGGCATTCCGGTCAATGCGAAACAGGCGGAACTCGGTTTTTTTGATGAAGTGCTGATTGATATCGGGGACAGGCAGAGCATTGAAAACAGTCTGTCCACTTTCAGCGCGCATCTGGTGCGGATCAGGCAGATCCTTGAAAAGGTTACAGCCGACAGCCTTGTCCTGATCGATGAAATCGGGGCCGGGTCTTCACCGGATGAATCTCAAGCCCTGTCCTGTGCTCTGCTTGAGGAACTGGCTGACAGGGGCTGCCTGGCAGTCGTGACGACGCATTACAGGCAGGTGATTGAGCTTGCGGAAACGAGAGCTGAAATCTGCAATGCCTCGCTGCATTTTGACATATTGAGCCTGGAACCTACATACAGGATCATTTATGGAGAACCCGGATTTTCTTTCGGACTGGTAATGGCCGAGAAATACGGCCTGCCTGCTAAAATAGTCAGCCGCGCCAAAAGTCTCCTGGAAGTGGATCTGATCGATTATCAGGCCAAAGTCACTGAACTGAAGGAGAAACTGAGCAATCTGGCACAGATGGAGCGCGAAAAGGACCTGGAGCTGAAAAAAGCGGAAGAACTCAGACTTAAACTCGAGCAGGAACTGGGGGAACTTAAAAAAACCGAGAAGAAACGGATCGCAGATCTGATGAGCCGCAAGGAAGTGGAACTGGACAGAGTGCTGGAAGAATTGAGACTGGAGCTTGAAATTGTGGCTGAAAGCAAAGGTAAAGGTGAACATATTCTTCGTGGAAAAGTCAAACAGGCCAGGGAACAGTTGCGCAGGGAAGCCGACGTTCTCCCGCACCCGCGGGAGCTGGAAACAGGACTGATGGTAAAAATCAGGAATGTAACGAGTCCCGGGGAGATAGTGGGAATCAGCGGAGAAATGCTGGATGTGCTGGTGGAGAATCTCAAGTTCCAGTGCGCAAGGAACGATGTGCTGGAAATACTGGGGAAAAAGGATAAGCCTTTGGGTTTTTCCGACGGCACTGGATTGCTGCGGAAAAAAATGTCTTTCCGGGGGAATCTGGATGTACGCGGGAAAAGGGTCGAGGAAGCCATTGAAATGGTCCGGAGCCTTCTTTCAGATGCCGTGGCAGTGGATGGCAGGAAAGTAGAGATAATCCATGGAGTGGGAGAAATGATTTTACGGAGGGCTATCTGGGATTATCTCGGAGAAGACAGAACTGTCAAGAGGTTTTACGAAGCACCGCTTGGAGAAGGCGGAAAAGGGAAGACGATTGTTGAATTGTAA
- a CDS encoding UDP-N-acetylglucosamine--N-acetylmuramyl-(pentapeptide) pyrophosphoryl-undecaprenol N-acetylglucosamine transferase, producing MSHPSGTVIISGGGTGGHFYPALAIAGFLRDSGYDVRYIGAKRGIEAEKLAKAPFPCYFLNAFGWNRKFLTIFKSIFFLVYNIFLSAMIIRKADPEFVIITGGYASLSSGLAAAILGRKLYIQEQNAFPGLTNRILYFAAAKIFLGFPLSAFPFPFNLHSAASKLILSFNPVRPEFQEGPFERPKHVFFVGGSQGSQAINDIFLRSKEILLSRGYSITLACGIRYYDAFKSQACDKITVKPYSEKIWEDLRSCRFVVSRCGASSLAELIRTSTVSVLVPYRISANNHQWHNAQVLERRMAAISVDESELDKIDWISLFNGLESRYNEYAKNIAALRMKSLDRDFFQVFVEILGLKP from the coding sequence ATGAGCCATCCATCCGGAACCGTCATTATCAGCGGAGGCGGCACTGGCGGGCACTTCTACCCTGCGCTTGCCATCGCAGGTTTTCTGCGTGACTCAGGATATGATGTCAGATACATCGGCGCAAAACGCGGGATTGAAGCTGAAAAATTAGCCAAAGCCCCTTTTCCCTGTTACTTTCTTAACGCCTTCGGCTGGAACAGAAAATTTCTGACCATTTTCAAGTCCATCTTTTTCCTGGTCTACAACATCTTTCTGTCTGCCATGATCATCCGGAAGGCTGATCCGGAGTTTGTGATCATCACAGGCGGCTATGCCTCGCTCTCCTCAGGGTTAGCTGCTGCGATCCTAGGCAGAAAACTCTATATCCAGGAACAGAATGCCTTTCCAGGACTCACCAACAGGATCCTCTATTTTGCGGCTGCAAAAATTTTCCTCGGATTCCCCCTCTCCGCCTTCCCTTTTCCATTCAATCTGCATTCGGCAGCAAGCAAACTGATCCTGTCCTTCAATCCTGTCCGTCCTGAATTTCAGGAGGGTCCTTTCGAAAGACCGAAGCATGTTTTTTTTGTGGGCGGTTCTCAAGGCTCACAGGCTATCAACGATATTTTTCTCAGATCCAAAGAAATTCTTCTTTCCAGAGGCTATTCCATCACCCTGGCCTGCGGGATACGATACTACGATGCTTTCAAATCTCAGGCCTGCGACAAGATCACAGTCAAACCATATTCCGAGAAAATCTGGGAAGATCTCAGATCCTGCAGATTCGTGGTCAGCCGCTGCGGAGCGAGTTCACTGGCAGAGCTGATCCGCACTTCCACGGTTTCGGTACTTGTCCCATACAGGATTTCCGCAAATAATCATCAGTGGCACAACGCCCAGGTTCTGGAGCGCCGGATGGCTGCCATCAGCGTGGACGAGTCAGAGCTCGATAAAATTGACTGGATCTCTCTTTTCAACGGACTTGAGAGCAGGTATAATGAATACGCGAAAAACATCGCCGCTCTCCGGATGAAATCACTGGATCGGGATTTTTTCCAAGTTTTTGTGGAAATTCTGGGCCTGAAGCCTTAA
- the queG gene encoding tRNA epoxyqueuosine(34) reductase QueG has protein sequence MNLKKLIIEKAGELKIDKIGFTDASVLERTQLELSKRAGISYFPIAPGKIWKKCTPEGKLPGAQTVIVGALNYFTEKVFAPSVPLKGRVSPYTHADYYQALEDKLKTLAEFIGKETGSHGFYCQSCYGELREKEFAARAGLGWYGRNGVIMTREFGAWVVLGLLVTDLFIERDEPLSNPCEASGCRKCIDSCPTGAIEAPYQVNVFKCLQGVTENFKSVPDELKSIWGDRFYGCSICLYVCPFNKGVINSHQNLPGAIEVPVDLKAVLLMSDEEFQKVYGANQIGQRRKKEALQRNAVLALGNSQCPAAFEIISRFADNRDCEIMMDACDWAMARLQNIRK, from the coding sequence ATGAATCTGAAAAAACTGATCATCGAAAAAGCCGGAGAACTCAAGATCGACAAGATCGGTTTTACCGATGCCTCTGTATTGGAACGGACTCAGCTTGAACTTTCGAAAAGAGCCGGTATCAGCTACTTCCCCATCGCGCCCGGAAAGATCTGGAAAAAGTGTACGCCTGAAGGCAAGCTGCCAGGCGCACAAACTGTGATTGTCGGTGCCTTGAATTACTTTACCGAAAAAGTGTTTGCTCCTTCAGTCCCGTTGAAGGGACGTGTTTCACCATATACTCATGCTGATTATTACCAGGCTCTGGAAGATAAGCTTAAGACTTTAGCCGAATTCATCGGAAAAGAAACAGGAAGCCATGGATTTTATTGCCAGAGCTGTTATGGGGAACTCAGGGAAAAGGAATTCGCAGCCCGCGCCGGCCTGGGATGGTATGGAAGAAACGGAGTGATCATGACCAGGGAATTTGGAGCCTGGGTGGTTCTGGGACTTCTGGTAACAGATCTGTTCATTGAAAGAGATGAGCCCCTTTCCAACCCCTGCGAAGCATCAGGCTGCAGAAAATGCATCGACAGTTGCCCTACCGGAGCAATCGAAGCCCCTTATCAGGTCAATGTATTCAAATGCCTGCAGGGAGTGACTGAGAATTTCAAATCAGTTCCGGACGAACTTAAATCGATTTGGGGTGACCGCTTTTACGGATGCAGTATCTGCCTTTATGTCTGCCCGTTTAACAAAGGTGTAATCAATTCTCATCAGAATCTGCCGGGTGCGATCGAAGTTCCGGTTGATTTGAAAGCAGTCCTTTTAATGAGTGACGAAGAATTCCAAAAAGTATATGGTGCCAATCAGATCGGGCAGAGGCGCAAGAAAGAGGCATTGCAGAGGAATGCAGTTTTAGCTCTGGGAAATTCTCAATGCCCTGCTGCCTTTGAAATAATCAGCAGATTTGCCGATAACCGGGATTGCGAAATCATGATGGATGCCTGTGACTGGGCAATGGCACGGCTTCAAAACATACGAAAATAA